The bacterium DNA window CTAAGTTATATCCTTAAAGATAACAAAAGATAACAATTTAGTTTTGTGGAGGGGTAGGGGATTCCGCTCCTTTTCATAAGGCTCTTGGTTAAAACCAAACCTCGCTTGTAAGATTTAGAAACTCCTGCCCAGCCACAGATATTTTCTGTGGTCTCTCTCAACCTCGCTTTGGCACCTTAGGGTAATACCCTGCTATTGCTGCCAGGATTAGGCTCTGAGAGTAAATTAAGTGGGCACTGAACCCCAAAGTGTATACCCTGTATCACAAAACTGTAAATTTTATCTTAAATATATTCTTTCTCAGGCCGCCTGGGGAAAACGGACTTCAGAAGGTCAAGGGGAAAGTATTGCCCAAAAATAAAACTTGACTTTCTTAAGGCACTCTTACACTATTTCAACCTTTATGCTAGATTAAGACATCACCGAAATTTAGAAAAAATGATGAAAATGAACCATTCCAGAAGACATATAAAAACAGAAAAAGGCGTTACGCTAATTGAGATATTAATTGTTGTGGGAATATTGGGAATTTTAGTCGGTATACTGCTAATTCCTTTCTTTATCTCCGCTCAAAAGTCTATGAAAATCCAGCTTAATTATATGATTGCTGAACAAAATGCCAGATGTGCGGTATCGTGGTTAACCGCAAGAATAAGAGGAGCATATCAGATAATAGATAATGAAACAATAGCTGGTGTAAAATTTGAAAGTCAACCCTATGGAACAATGAGCCTGATTTCATATTCAACTAATCAAAAAGGTGATATTGTGATGAGATTGAATCCTGATGTGGGAACTGATACAATTGTCTGGAACATATATCGATATAGATTAATCGAGCAAGGTGTGGAAAAATGTAATGAACTGCGAGAAGAAAAATATGAGGCATTAAATACCAGGGATAATAACCCACTAAACGGTAGCTGGACTTGTTTTTATGCAGGAAGTATGACGACCGCAATAGTTGCCTCTAATATTATGTTAGGAACTCTAACTCCAGGATTACAATTTAAGTATTGGGATAGTGCAGGAAATGAAACTACTCCAGTAAATAGTGTATCTATGGGCGTCTATGTAATTACCGAGGCAGGCAGAAGTAAATCAAAAGGGACTAATACACCGTTTTATCAACAATCACGATTACAATCAGACATAATCACATTAAGAAGATTATCCCCAGTCCTTTGACCTTAGCAAAAAATATCGGTAACCGTTCAGGGATATAGCCACAGAGTCACAGAGAACACAGAGCGAATATATAACCACGAATGAACACGAATAATAAAAAGATTTGTAGTGCGAGGCGTTAGATTCACTTCTGGCAAGCCAAAAGGCGAACTTAAAGGTTCGCACTACATTTATGGGATGTCAGAGGTTAATTCGTATCCATTTGTGGCTACTTTCCTTAATTCTCTGTGAACTCTGTGCCTCTGTGGCTGAACGGTTACAAGGAAGGAGGAAGATAAAGTTATGAAATACAAAGTTAATCTTAAAAAAACTGATGAGGGTTATTCTGTGTGGGTACCTAGTGCTCTGTCGCCATTCAAGTGATTGATTGGCCGTTGTCCCCCGCTGGCGGGGGTCTAATCCTTACCCACAAGTTGGGTAACAAGATGAGGTAAACAAGGATAAACTATAAACGGGAGATTAGAGATTGCAGGAGAGCGGAGTGAGTGGCAAAATTCCAAATCCCAAATCCCAAAATACAAATAAATTCCAATGACCAAAATTCAAAATTCCAAACAATATGATTTAGAAGAAAGAACTTATCAATTTGCTCAAGAGGTTGCTTTATTCTGTAAGAAACTACCTAAAACTATTACTAATATCGAATATGTAAAGCAAATAATTAGGGCTTCGGGTTCAGTTGGAGCAAACTATATTGAGGCAAATGAGTCTTTGGGCTCGAAAGATTTTAAGATGAGAATAAAGATTTGTCGTAAAGAATCAAAAGAATCTGCTTATTGGTTAAGATTAATAATTGGAACTAACGATGAAAAATTTAAACAAGAAGGAG harbors:
- a CDS encoding type II secretion system protein, giving the protein MMKMNHSRRHIKTEKGVTLIEILIVVGILGILVGILLIPFFISAQKSMKIQLNYMIAEQNARCAVSWLTARIRGAYQIIDNETIAGVKFESQPYGTMSLISYSTNQKGDIVMRLNPDVGTDTIVWNIYRYRLIEQGVEKCNELREEKYEALNTRDNNPLNGSWTCFYAGSMTTAIVASNIMLGTLTPGLQFKYWDSAGNETTPVNSVSMGVYVITEAGRSKSKGTNTPFYQQSRLQSDIITLRRLSPVL
- a CDS encoding four helix bundle protein, with protein sequence MTKIQNSKQYDLEERTYQFAQEVALFCKKLPKTITNIEYVKQIIRASGSVGANYIEANESLGSKDFKMRIKICRKESKESAYWLRLIIGTNDEKFKQEGERLFKEAIELKKIFSSIIEKSK